From the Ignavibacteria bacterium genome, the window AGATCTCCCGTGTGGATAACCATGTGGACAGACCAAGTGATCGAGGTGGTAGATGAACGGTGTGGATAACCCCAGAAGCATCTTCAATAACAACGTGTTGCTCAGATTCGCGAACCTCAGTGATGCGTCCGCGTACCGAGGAAAACACCTGTGGAAAGTCGAAGGCGCTCACTACTCCGGTCGGAGATCTTTGATACGAAGCTGGGGTGTTGTGGACCCGTTGAAGAGGTTCTCTTCGAGAGTATAGACAACCGAGAACGGTCTGCCGTGACTACAGTCATTGATCTTATGCCCAAGGTTGAAGCCTATTGCATCAATAGCAAAGTTCTTCTGTAAGGCGCGCAGCTTTAAGTGGTTGTTTCCTACGATCTTAACGCCATTGGCTGACACCACATGTTCTGTGTGGAAAACCGGGCGATGATTCTTATATCCGTATGGAGCAAACTGCGCCAAGAACTTGAAAAAGCTTGGAGTTAGTTCGTTGAGCTGTAAGTCCGCATCGATCACAATCTCAGGTTTCAGCATATCGGCCGTGAGTGCATCAGCGGCGATCTTATCGAAGCGTTCGCGGAGTTCCGGGATACGGTCCACCATCAAGGAGAGTCCGGCAGCGTGTTTATGTCCACCGAATTCAATGAGAAGGTCTTCGCATTGTTTCAGGGCACCGTGGATATCAAAATCCTTCACCGAGCGAGCCGATCCCTTGGCCATTCCGTCGATCGTAGTGAGCATAACCGACGGCACGTGGTATTTCTCCACGAGCCTTGAGGCCACGATGCCGATCACCCCGGCATGCCAGTCATTGGAGTGGAGGATCAGGGCTCGTCCGCTACCTGAGATCAACTGGGCTTCTGCCTGACGGGACGCTTCTTCGAACGTGTGTTCGTCGATGGTTCTGCGTTGGCGGTTATCGTGTTCTAGTTCCTGAGCGATCCGGAAGGCCTTAAGCTCATCCGGTTGGATCATCATCTCCACGGCGCGGCGCGGATCGCCGAGACGTCCGGCAGCATTGATCCGCGGAGCCAGTCCAAAGATCACGCTGGCGTTTGTGAGCTGTCCAAGATGCAGGCCGGCACAATCCACCAGCCCCTTAAAGCCCGGACGCGGGTAGGAGTTGAGGAGTTCCAGACCAAAATGACTCAGGATGCGGTTCTCTTCGATCAAGGGGGCGATATCAGCCGCCGAGGCGATCGCCACAAAATCGAGGTATTCGTAGGCCAACTCCGGATGTCCGTGACGTTCCGAGAGGGCTTGCAGGAGTTTGAACGCTACTCCGCAGGCGGCAAGTCCCTTGAACGGATAGTTGCAGCCGGGTTTGATCGGATCGAGGATGGCATGGGCATTGGGGATCTCTTCGGCTGCCTGGTGGTGATCGCAGATTATCACGTCGATACCAAGCTCGTTGGCGCGGTCAACTGCGCGCGAGGCCGTAACACCCACGTCTACCGTTACCACAACAGTGGCACCGGCTTCGCGTGCGCGCTCAACGGATAGCGGCGTGAAGCCGAATCCCTCTTCTAGGCGACTGGGAATGTGGTAATTGGCGTTTGCCCCGATCTTCCGGAGGAAGTGCAGGACCATCGCCGCGCTTGCTGTGCCGTCCACGTCATAATCACCGTGGATCCAGATCATCTCATGTGCTTCGATCGCCTTGTCGATACGGTCAACCGCCAACTCCATCCCATCCATGAGCCATGGAGAATGGAGTTTATCCAGTGATGGTTCAAAGAACCGCTGGACAGCGTCGATCGTATCAATCCCTCGTCCAACGAGCACTCTGGCTATTGGAGAGGGGACATTCAATTCTGAAATTATCTGTTTGACGG encodes:
- the recJ gene encoding single-stranded-DNA-specific exonuclease RecJ — translated: MNVPSPIARVLVGRGIDTIDAVQRFFEPSLDKLHSPWLMDGMELAVDRIDKAIEAHEMIWIHGDYDVDGTASAAMVLHFLRKIGANANYHIPSRLEEGFGFTPLSVERAREAGATVVVTVDVGVTASRAVDRANELGIDVIICDHHQAAEEIPNAHAILDPIKPGCNYPFKGLAACGVAFKLLQALSERHGHPELAYEYLDFVAIASAADIAPLIEENRILSHFGLELLNSYPRPGFKGLVDCAGLHLGQLTNASVIFGLAPRINAAGRLGDPRRAVEMMIQPDELKAFRIAQELEHDNRQRRTIDEHTFEEASRQAEAQLISGSGRALILHSNDWHAGVIGIVASRLVEKYHVPSVMLTTIDGMAKGSARSVKDFDIHGALKQCEDLLIEFGGHKHAAGLSLMVDRIPELRERFDKIAADALTADMLKPEIVIDADLQLNELTPSFFKFLAQFAPYGYKNHRPVFHTEHVVSANGVKIVGNNHLKLRALQKNFAIDAIGFNLGHKINDCSHGRPFSVVYTLEENLFNGSTTPQLRIKDLRPE